A genomic region of Paralichthys olivaceus isolate ysfri-2021 chromosome 18, ASM2471397v2, whole genome shotgun sequence contains the following coding sequences:
- the cercam gene encoding procollagen galactosyltransferase 2, whose translation MTPLLLALAALLLQADSYFSEEKYPEESKVQPPTVVIAIIARNTAHSLPYYLGALERLNYPKERISVWAATDHNSDNTTAMLKEWLTFTQKFYHYVEWRPMDQPTSYAGELGPKHWPNSRYEYVMKLKQAALNFARKRWADYILYVDTDNILTNPETLNLMIAENKSVIAPMLDSQGAYSNYWCGITPQGYYRRTAEYFPTRHRHRLGCFPVPMVHSTVLLDLRKEGMKNLAFFPPHEDYSWPYDDIIVFAFSCRAEEIQMYLCNKERYGYLNVPAKPHHTLEDDRLNFVHIHLESMIDGPPMRQSRYVHMFPKQRDLMGFDEIYLINLRRRQDRRDRMLFSLNELEIDVKVVDAVDGNALNSSDIKILGVDLLPGYYDPFSGRTLTKGEVGCFLSHYFIWKEMVDEQMDKALVLEDDVRFQANFKRRVLRLLEEVQQVELDWDIIYFGRKQVNPGNEKEVENVRNLVYADYSYWTLSYAISLQGAQKLLNAEPLSKMLPVDEFLPIMYDKHPNDAYKSHFPNRNLQAFSTRPLVVQPCHYAGDPDWVSDTETSTLWDDDSVRTDWRGSHKTLKGAASPPEMLSAAYKDEL comes from the exons ATGACCCCGCTCCTGCTGGCGTTAGCGGCCCTGCTCCTCCAGGCAGACTCCTACTTCTCCGAGGAAAAGTATCCGGAGGAGTCGAAGGTGCAGCCTCCCACCGTGGTGATCGCGATCATAGCCCGCAACACCGCTCACTCCCTGCCCTACTACCTCGGAGCCCTGGAGAGACTCAACTACCCCAAAGAGCGCATCTCCGTGTG ggCGGCCACGGATCACAACTCTGACAACACCACAGCCATGTTGAAAGAGTGGCTCACCTTCACACAGAAGTTTTACCATTATGTCGAGTGGAGACCCATGGATCAGCCCAC gtCCTATGCAGGAGAGCTGGGTCCTAAGCACTGGCCCAACAGCAGATACGAGTATGTGATGAAGCTGAAGCAAGCAGCACTGAACTTCGCCCGGAAACGCTGGGCCGACTACATCCTG TACGTTGACACTGACAATATCCTCACCAACCCAGAAACACTCAACCTGATGATCGCAGAAAACAAGTCTGTCATCGCTCCCATGTTAGACTCTCAGGGAGCCTACTCCAACTACTGGTGCGGCATCACTCCGCAG GGATACTATCGTCGAACAGCCGAGTATTTCCCCACCCGTCACCGTCACAGACTGGGCTGCTTCCCGGTGCCCATGGTCCACTCCACTGTGCTGCTGGATCTAAGGAAGGAGGGCATGAAGAACCTGGCTTTCTTCCCTCCTCACGAGGACTACTCCTGGCCCTACGACGACATCATCGTGTTCGCCTTCTCCTGTCGAGCTGAAG AGATACAGATGTACCTGTGCAACAAGGAGCGCTACGGCTATCTGAACGTCCCGGCCAAACCTCACCATACCCTGGAGGATGATCGCCTCAACTTTGTTCACATCCACCTTGAGTCCATGA TTGACGGTCCTCCCATGCGCCAGTCTCGCTATGTCCACATGTTCCCCAAACAGAGAGACCTCATGGGTTTTGATGAG ATATATCTGATAAACCTGCGGCGCCGTCAGGACCGCAGAGACCGGATGTTGTTCTCTCTGAACGAGCTGGAGATCGATGTGAAGGTGGTGGATGCTGTGGATGGAAA tgcacTGAACAGCAGTGACATTAAGATCCTGGGTGTTGACTTGCTACCGGGCTACTACGACCCGTTCTCTGGACGCACCCTGACTAAAGGAGAGGTGGGCTGCTTCCTCAGCCACTACTTCATCTGGAAGGAG ATGGTGGACGAGCAGATGGATAAAGCGCTCGTCTTAGAAGACGATGTCCGTTTCCAGGCCAACTTCAAACGACGGGTCCTCAGACTAttggaggaggtgcagcaggtGGAACTCGACTGGGACATCAT ATACTTTGGCAGGAAACAGGTGAATCCTGGGAAcgagaaggaggtggagaacGTTCGTAACCTGGTGTACGCCGACTACTCGTACTGGACTCTGTCTTATGCCATCTCTCTGCAAGGAGCCCAGAAACTGCTCAACGCTGAACCGCTTTCCAAGATGCTGCCTGTGGATGAGTTCCTCCCCATCATGTATGACAAGCATCCCAA TGATGCCTACAAGTCCCACTTCCCCAACAGAAACTTACAAGCCTTCAGTACACGCCCCCTCGTGGTCCAGCCGTGCCACTACGCCGGAGATCCGGACTGGGTGAGCGACACAGAGACGTCCACGCTGTGGGACGATGACTCTGTACGCACAGATTGGAGGGGCTCCCACAAGACCCTGAAAGGAGCGGCTTCGCCACCCGAGATGCTGTCAGCTGCCTACAAGGATGAACTTTAG
- the urm1 gene encoding ubiquitin-related modifier 1 has product MAAPIAIHLEFGGGAELLFNGVKEHHVTLPSQSEPWDVKQLLVWIQRNLLKERPELFVQGDSVRPGILVLINDADWELMGELDYQLQDQDNVVFISTLHGG; this is encoded by the exons ATGGCGGCGCCCATAGCGATTCACCTGGAGTTTGG aggaggagcagagctgctgtttaatGGCGTGAAGGAACATCATGTGACTCTTCCAAGCCAATCAGAGCCTT gggACGTGAAGCAGCTGTTGGTCTGGATCCAACGGAACCTGCTGAAGGAGCGGCCTGAACTCTTTGTCCAAGGAGACTCAGT GAGACCTGGGATTCTGGTGCTTATCAATGATGCAGACTGGGAACTAATG GGGGAACTGGATTACCAACTGCAAGACCAAGACAACGTCGTGTTTATTTCTACTCTTCACGGCGGATAG